In the Solibacillus sp. FSL K6-1523 genome, one interval contains:
- a CDS encoding GNAT family N-acetyltransferase yields MKIKQITQNKKQFLELLLLADEQESMIDRYLERGEMYVLEEDGVKAVCVVTDEGDGLFEIKNLATDPLHQRKGYGRKMIQEMFSHYQHKGHTMLVGTGDSPLTIPFYESCGFVISHQIENFFLENYDQPIFENGKQLMHMVILKKYLKYPPLFPIICIMV; encoded by the coding sequence ATGAAAATAAAACAAATTACACAAAATAAAAAGCAGTTTCTAGAATTATTGCTATTAGCAGATGAGCAAGAAAGTATGATTGATCGTTATTTAGAGAGAGGGGAGATGTATGTTTTAGAAGAGGATGGTGTAAAAGCTGTATGTGTTGTAACAGATGAAGGGGACGGTCTTTTTGAAATTAAAAATCTTGCTACTGACCCTTTGCATCAAAGAAAAGGCTATGGCAGAAAAATGATTCAAGAGATGTTCTCTCATTATCAACATAAAGGGCATACAATGCTTGTTGGAACAGGGGACAGCCCTTTGACAATTCCATTTTATGAATCATGTGGCTTTGTCATTTCTCATCAAATCGAAAACTTCTTCCTTGAAAATTATGATCAACCTATTTTTGAAAATGGTAAACAATTAATGCATATGGTGATATTGAAAAAATACTTAAAATACCCCCCCTTATTCCCAATAATTTGTATAATGGTATAG
- a CDS encoding 5'-methylthioadenosine/adenosylhomocysteine nucleosidase gives MKKKSYVKYVVTLLMLVLMMVGCSDNAQNNEKDTTTGDNKQTNENVIGIIGAMSEEVEILREKMEIENTKEIAGMEFYQGTLDGENIVLVQSGIGKVNAAACAQILADHFGVDYLINSGVAGGLNPDVKVGDIVISTDAVQHDVDITALGEEPGVISRMETSIFTADEKLIQLAEQSAKTLSEDIHVFKGRIASGDQFIASNEQRDKIAQTFAPYAVEMEGAAIAHVAQLNNIPFVIIRAISDDANGESNVTYVDFVEVAAKNASQMMEQMIKDFNTNL, from the coding sequence ATGAAAAAGAAATCATATGTTAAATATGTTGTCACTCTATTAATGTTAGTTTTAATGATGGTCGGTTGTTCAGACAACGCGCAGAATAACGAAAAAGATACAACTACAGGCGATAATAAACAAACGAATGAAAACGTAATCGGTATTATTGGGGCAATGAGTGAAGAGGTCGAAATTCTTCGCGAAAAAATGGAAATTGAAAATACGAAAGAGATTGCAGGAATGGAATTTTATCAAGGGACACTTGATGGAGAAAATATCGTACTCGTGCAATCGGGTATCGGAAAAGTTAATGCAGCAGCATGTGCACAAATTTTAGCCGATCATTTCGGTGTAGATTACTTAATTAATTCAGGTGTTGCCGGCGGATTAAACCCAGATGTGAAAGTAGGAGACATCGTAATTTCTACGGATGCAGTTCAGCATGACGTAGACATTACTGCACTTGGAGAAGAACCTGGTGTTATTTCTCGAATGGAAACAAGTATATTTACAGCCGATGAGAAGTTAATTCAACTAGCAGAACAATCTGCAAAAACTTTGTCTGAGGATATTCATGTTTTCAAAGGCCGAATCGCTAGTGGTGACCAATTTATTGCAAGTAATGAACAACGTGATAAAATTGCACAAACATTCGCTCCATATGCAGTAGAAATGGAAGGTGCTGCTATTGCACATGTTGCGCAATTAAATAACATCCCATTTGTCATTATTCGTGCCATTTCAGATGATGCGAACGGTGAATCGAATGTTACCTATGTTGATTTCGTCGAAGTGGCAGCTAAAAATGCGAGCCAAATGATGGAACAAATGATCAAAGATTTTAATACGAATTTGTAA
- a CDS encoding DUF4230 domain-containing protein: MKKNDEALTQLEHVLQELKKGEEESAATSVVMGQRRANPNISGALFKLIFKFWGVKILLIALLLLAITSGGIWWLFSGSTYKKESTTFIEHIQDLATLATAEAHVKVIIKEEDNKLFGNDIPVNFPGTKREVLLVVPATVIAGVDLKGVTSSDIKVNEDKKKLEISLPRATLIQDPAIQMDRVQTFSDEGLFRGKVKWDEGFNLVAVAQEEIKEEAIEIGLLQSAEKSAEKVLEGFFSNLGYTVKVTFE, encoded by the coding sequence ATGAAGAAAAATGATGAAGCATTAACACAGCTTGAGCATGTGCTGCAGGAACTAAAAAAAGGTGAAGAAGAAAGTGCTGCTACTAGTGTTGTTATGGGACAGAGAAGGGCCAACCCTAATATCTCAGGTGCATTATTTAAACTCATTTTCAAATTTTGGGGCGTAAAGATTTTATTAATTGCATTGCTTCTTTTAGCTATTACATCTGGTGGGATTTGGTGGTTATTTTCTGGGAGTACATATAAAAAGGAAAGTACAACATTTATCGAACACATTCAAGATTTAGCAACGCTTGCTACAGCTGAAGCACATGTCAAAGTAATTATTAAGGAAGAGGACAATAAGCTTTTCGGAAATGATATTCCGGTTAATTTCCCAGGTACAAAGAGAGAGGTTTTATTGGTCGTTCCTGCCACAGTCATTGCTGGCGTGGATCTTAAAGGGGTTACTTCAAGCGATATAAAGGTGAATGAGGATAAAAAGAAGTTAGAAATTAGCCTACCACGGGCAACGCTTATACAAGATCCTGCAATTCAGATGGATCGTGTCCAGACTTTCTCAGATGAAGGACTCTTCCGCGGGAAAGTGAAATGGGATGAAGGATTTAACTTAGTGGCAGTAGCACAAGAGGAAATTAAAGAGGAAGCCATTGAAATCGGTTTATTACAATCAGCAGAAAAAAGCGCAGAGAAAGTGCTTGAAGGTTTCTTTAGCAATCTTGGGTATACGGTGAAGGTAACGTTTGAATAA
- a CDS encoding RNA polymerase sigma factor, translating to MNRSELVEKAMHEHTELLFRIAYYYVKDKYLAEDLVQDVFLKLYCSDYIEQGELRAYLSRLTANACKDYLKSWAYRKVKLTMKLMPKEKMIHKDALVEKDELNVLDAAILALPLKQREAIVYYYLEGLSIKEIAELLNRPESTVKSRLKSAKEHLKRKLGKEQWEVLLHD from the coding sequence TTGAATCGGTCAGAATTAGTTGAAAAAGCGATGCACGAACATACAGAATTATTGTTCCGCATTGCCTATTACTACGTGAAAGATAAATATTTAGCTGAAGACCTTGTGCAAGATGTGTTTTTGAAATTATATTGTTCAGATTATATAGAGCAAGGTGAGCTGAGGGCTTATTTATCAAGGCTAACGGCCAATGCGTGTAAAGATTATTTGAAAAGCTGGGCATATCGGAAAGTGAAGCTCACGATGAAATTAATGCCTAAGGAAAAAATGATACATAAAGATGCACTTGTCGAAAAAGATGAACTGAACGTACTGGATGCAGCGATATTAGCATTGCCACTCAAGCAGCGTGAAGCGATTGTTTATTACTATTTAGAAGGTTTATCTATCAAGGAAATTGCTGAGCTATTAAATCGACCAGAAAGTACGGTGAAATCAAGGCTGAAAAGTGCTAAAGAACATTTAAAACGAAAGCTGGGAAAAGAACAATGGGAGGTGCTGTTACATGACTAA
- a CDS encoding maleylpyruvate isomerase N-terminal domain-containing protein produces MLLAKELVIVHIENSIDWIESLIELNEKDWRKTVGLSKWSVAEVVGHFKAWDEFVINQRVPYLFQQADLPKAPDTNSLNNESAKNARENTKAFIIEEFVNARKRLIKTLSELKDEFWEAEFMLGSSKLMLPSYFHGLKEHDLQHFLQIAEVVDAEWLKNKLNKMI; encoded by the coding sequence ATGCTTTTAGCAAAGGAATTAGTAATAGTGCATATAGAAAATTCTATTGATTGGATAGAAAGTTTAATTGAATTAAATGAAAAGGATTGGAGAAAAACTGTTGGGCTGAGTAAATGGTCGGTTGCAGAAGTAGTTGGGCATTTTAAAGCATGGGATGAATTTGTTATCAATCAACGCGTACCTTATTTATTTCAACAAGCAGATTTGCCAAAAGCACCGGATACGAATAGTTTAAACAATGAATCGGCTAAAAATGCTAGGGAAAATACAAAGGCATTCATCATTGAGGAATTTGTTAATGCTCGGAAAAGGCTAATAAAAACGTTGTCTGAGTTGAAGGATGAGTTTTGGGAAGCTGAATTTATGCTAGGCTCGTCCAAATTAATGTTACCGAGTTATTTCCACGGATTAAAGGAACATGATTTACAGCACTTTTTACAAATTGCAGAAGTTGTAGATGCCGAATGGTTGAAAAATAAGTTAAATAAAATGATTTAG
- a CDS encoding GNAT family N-acetyltransferase — protein MIEIRSKLIDFNLSHIELKETNPIAIFVHNEAGEKVAGISGETHGNWLEISFLWVDETLRGQNIGTKLMEAAELEAMQRGCKKSFLDTFSFQAKDFYIKLGYEEVFALDEYPLPSKRHYFVKKLKCND, from the coding sequence ATTATTGAAATTAGAAGTAAATTAATTGATTTTAATCTATCTCATATCGAACTAAAGGAAACGAATCCAATCGCTATTTTTGTTCACAATGAGGCTGGAGAAAAAGTAGCGGGAATCTCAGGGGAAACGCACGGAAACTGGTTAGAAATTTCATTTTTATGGGTCGATGAAACATTAAGAGGGCAGAATATTGGTACTAAATTGATGGAAGCTGCTGAATTAGAAGCGATGCAAAGAGGTTGTAAAAAGTCTTTTCTCGATACATTTAGTTTCCAAGCAAAGGATTTCTACATAAAGCTAGGCTATGAAGAAGTTTTTGCGCTTGATGAATACCCACTTCCAAGTAAGCGCCATTATTTTGTGAAAAAATTAAAGTGTAACGACTAA
- a CDS encoding plastocyanin/azurin family copper-binding protein produces the protein MGNYQLFVLISLVLLTVIVIAMGVIWRKKYRTMHGMVISMFFGMNVGLTVGVLFGVTYQGNLFYSTILSLAIGVLAGSICGLCFGLLAVFEGLMAGLMGGMMGAMVGEMIRTEQSFSLIQLFLFLSGCTIFIMAMLKKQKYIQVTKKRWLVKPIVVSTLLGVNIIVGNYFAENFGGSNEEGSLSGHHSSLNITSENSAEKSEIIVIEADEMKYSTNEIVVEKDSAVHLTLINRDQIEHDIEIKAPVLPTDNESKHHQRTENNAIQLHAAPKSTETLTFTPTEPGTYEFMCIVPGHKELGMVGRMIVR, from the coding sequence TTGGGGAACTATCAATTGTTTGTATTAATTTCACTAGTTTTGTTAACAGTGATCGTTATAGCGATGGGAGTCATCTGGAGAAAAAAATATCGAACGATGCACGGAATGGTCATTTCCATGTTCTTCGGAATGAATGTTGGTTTGACTGTGGGTGTATTATTTGGTGTTACCTATCAAGGGAATTTATTTTATTCGACGATATTGTCGCTCGCTATTGGTGTACTTGCCGGCTCGATATGCGGTTTGTGTTTTGGGTTACTCGCAGTGTTCGAGGGATTAATGGCTGGTTTGATGGGTGGCATGATGGGAGCAATGGTAGGAGAGATGATTCGGACCGAGCAATCGTTTAGTTTAATCCAGCTATTTTTATTTCTTTCAGGTTGTACAATTTTTATTATGGCCATGTTGAAAAAACAAAAATATATTCAAGTGACTAAGAAAAGATGGCTAGTAAAACCGATTGTTGTATCGACTTTACTAGGTGTAAATATCATTGTGGGAAATTACTTTGCCGAAAACTTTGGAGGGTCTAATGAAGAGGGCTCGTTAAGTGGTCACCATTCTTCGCTAAATATCACATCAGAAAATAGTGCTGAAAAAAGCGAAATCATTGTTATAGAAGCTGATGAAATGAAGTACTCTACTAATGAAATTGTTGTGGAAAAAGACAGCGCGGTCCATTTAACTCTTATCAACCGAGACCAAATCGAGCATGATATTGAAATTAAGGCTCCGGTACTTCCAACTGATAACGAATCTAAACACCATCAGAGGACAGAAAACAATGCAATTCAACTTCATGCCGCGCCTAAAAGTACAGAGACATTAACATTTACGCCGACTGAGCCAGGAACGTATGAATTTATGTGCATAGTTCCTGGACATAAGGAGTTGGGTATGGTCGGTCGAATGATTGTTAGATAA
- a CDS encoding ABC transporter ATP-binding protein gives MTVISLQHVTKDYGHGRGIFDVSFNVKKGTVYGFLGPNGAGKTTAIRHIMGFSKPQQGIVTVNGLDSWIHASTIQETLGYLPGEVALPEHLTGEQFIQMMMDLRKVKDDAHCKKLIDFFELDAKGKIKRMSLGMKRKLAVVTAFMHDPDILVLDEPTSGLDPIMQQRFIDFIKDEKKRGKTILLSSHIFTEVDATCDEISIIKEGHIISSFNKQELLNMTEKVFHLTVENSANFMQLVQQIEANSICHILFKSEQTNELQISCYPSDLPKLIKLLANFPLCSFSEVPFSLEKHFMEFYDRRVEGDLPWQ, from the coding sequence ATGACCGTCATTTCATTACAGCATGTCACAAAGGATTATGGGCATGGGCGAGGTATTTTTGATGTTTCATTTAACGTTAAGAAAGGCACTGTATATGGATTTTTAGGTCCGAATGGGGCTGGAAAAACGACGGCGATTCGTCACATTATGGGCTTTTCAAAACCGCAACAAGGCATCGTAACCGTCAATGGGCTAGATAGTTGGATTCATGCGAGCACCATCCAAGAAACACTCGGTTATTTACCTGGTGAAGTCGCATTACCCGAACATTTAACGGGTGAGCAATTCATTCAAATGATGATGGATTTAAGAAAAGTAAAAGATGATGCACATTGTAAAAAACTAATCGATTTCTTTGAGTTGGATGCTAAGGGCAAGATAAAACGGATGTCTCTCGGTATGAAAAGGAAGTTAGCGGTTGTGACTGCATTCATGCATGATCCGGATATTCTCGTACTTGATGAACCAACAAGTGGTTTAGACCCGATTATGCAGCAACGTTTTATCGATTTTATAAAAGATGAAAAGAAGCGGGGCAAAACCATTTTACTTTCCAGTCACATTTTTACCGAAGTTGATGCGACTTGTGATGAAATTTCGATTATTAAAGAAGGTCATATCATTTCTTCATTTAACAAACAAGAACTACTAAACATGACGGAAAAAGTCTTTCATCTCACAGTCGAAAACAGCGCGAACTTTATGCAACTTGTGCAGCAAATTGAGGCGAATTCAATTTGCCATATACTCTTTAAAAGTGAACAAACAAATGAACTACAAATTAGCTGTTATCCAAGTGATTTACCCAAACTCATTAAACTGTTAGCCAACTTTCCTCTATGTAGTTTCAGCGAAGTGCCATTTAGTTTAGAAAAGCATTTCATGGAATTTTATGATCGACGTGTGGAAGGAGACTTACCATGGCAATAA
- a CDS encoding ABC transporter ATP-binding protein → MAIIKLQNVTKDYGDNRGIFAINLSIERGEAFGFIGTNGAGKTTTIRHLMGFLKPHTGTVKINNLDAWQNAAEIKQSVGYIPGEIAFPDVSTGWNFIHQQAALLQLTDLSYADELVNRLQLDPSANIKRMSKGMKQKTAIVVALMADLPILILDEPTTGLDPLMRAEFIQIIKEEKAKGKTIFMSSHMFEEIEETCDNVAMIKDGKIHTITPISAITSNNTQQFMIEFRNEQDCTRFMQEKFQTIRMNLTTASVSFENNTLNEFLAVLSTYSFNNLTEQKHTLQEYFYQLYAGGHGHV, encoded by the coding sequence ATGGCAATAATCAAATTACAAAATGTAACAAAAGATTACGGTGATAATAGAGGGATTTTTGCAATAAATCTTTCTATTGAACGTGGTGAAGCTTTTGGATTTATCGGTACGAACGGGGCAGGAAAAACAACGACAATCCGCCATTTGATGGGATTTCTAAAGCCTCATACTGGCACAGTGAAAATTAATAACTTAGATGCGTGGCAAAATGCTGCGGAAATTAAGCAGTCGGTTGGCTACATCCCTGGGGAGATTGCCTTTCCGGATGTCTCCACTGGTTGGAATTTCATTCATCAACAAGCCGCGCTTTTACAGCTAACAGATTTAAGCTATGCCGATGAATTGGTGAATCGGCTTCAGCTTGACCCATCCGCCAATATTAAACGGATGTCAAAGGGAATGAAACAAAAAACGGCCATAGTTGTCGCGTTGATGGCTGACTTACCCATTCTAATTTTAGATGAGCCGACAACTGGACTGGATCCGTTAATGCGTGCGGAATTTATTCAAATTATAAAAGAGGAAAAAGCAAAAGGGAAAACGATTTTTATGTCGAGCCATATGTTCGAGGAAATCGAAGAAACTTGTGATAATGTGGCGATGATTAAGGACGGCAAAATTCATACAATCACACCCATTTCAGCAATCACATCAAATAATACACAACAATTTATGATCGAATTTCGTAACGAACAGGACTGCACACGCTTTATGCAGGAAAAATTCCAGACGATCCGTATGAACCTGACAACCGCTTCTGTCTCTTTTGAAAATAATACATTGAACGAATTTTTAGCGGTTTTATCAACATATTCATTTAATAACTTAACCGAACAAAAACATACGCTTCAAGAATACTTTTATCAATTATATGCAGGAGGTCATGGGCATGTTTAA
- a CDS encoding ABC transporter permease subunit, with translation MFNGTIFKQTMRANIKLWLIFTLVLTLLQVVMVSVFDDRMITDIGHMVEGTPLAGFFGQTTLLSMLASTFYSIHGVIFPIIYIIMTANSLIAAQVDRGSMAYLLSTPTKRSTIIVTQAAYLIFALVVMFCIETAAGFITLQVFQSDVDVVIADFIMLNIGLFLLMFAISGISFFFSSLCNLSKNSLAFGAGIPLAFFLFQLLSSVDESLDVLRYFTMNALFDTAAILEGENYWWKFGILLGIGIVLYIASLEVFKRKDLPL, from the coding sequence ATGTTTAATGGTACGATTTTCAAACAAACAATGCGTGCGAATATAAAACTTTGGCTTATTTTTACGCTTGTTTTAACTTTATTACAAGTCGTTATGGTGTCTGTATTCGATGATCGTATGATAACGGACATCGGTCATATGGTAGAAGGTACACCGCTTGCTGGATTTTTTGGGCAAACGACATTATTGAGCATGCTCGCTTCTACATTTTATTCAATTCATGGGGTTATTTTCCCAATCATTTATATCATTATGACCGCAAACAGTTTAATAGCTGCGCAAGTTGACCGCGGTTCCATGGCTTACTTATTGTCCACACCAACAAAGCGCTCTACAATTATTGTAACGCAAGCTGCTTACTTAATTTTTGCTTTAGTTGTAATGTTTTGTATCGAAACAGCGGCAGGCTTTATAACACTTCAAGTTTTCCAATCGGATGTAGACGTTGTAATTGCTGATTTTATAATGCTAAATATCGGATTATTTTTATTAATGTTTGCGATTAGTGGTATTTCATTCTTTTTCTCAAGCCTTTGCAATTTATCGAAAAACTCGCTAGCTTTTGGCGCTGGTATTCCTCTCGCTTTTTTCTTATTTCAACTGTTAAGTTCTGTTGATGAAAGTCTAGATGTACTTCGCTATTTCACAATGAACGCATTATTTGATACTGCGGCTATTTTAGAAGGTGAAAACTATTGGTGGAAGTTTGGCATTCTTTTAGGTATTGGCATTGTACTTTATATTGCGAGTTTGGAAGTGTTTAAACGAAAAGATCTGCCGCTTTGA
- a CDS encoding cysteine hydrolase family protein — MNQSLLIIDAQQELIDGNEQENPIYNKEQLIKTINDVIEQAVKNNIEIIFVRDLDVAEGNGKGFEIHNEIKIPVDSKFFNKSATNSFYGTGLLEHLKNQNINHVVILGCETQHCIDSAVRTATINGIDVTLVSDGHSTIGNNVLEPKQIIDHHNVTLHGHYNVDNFSIVRGSKEDLFNPTHDTYR, encoded by the coding sequence TTGAATCAGTCTTTATTAATTATTGATGCACAACAAGAGCTAATTGATGGAAATGAACAGGAGAATCCTATTTATAATAAGGAACAGTTAATTAAAACTATTAATGATGTCATTGAGCAAGCCGTTAAAAATAATATAGAAATAATATTTGTTAGAGATTTAGATGTTGCTGAAGGAAATGGGAAGGGATTTGAAATACATAATGAAATCAAAATCCCTGTAGATTCAAAGTTCTTTAATAAGTCAGCGACAAATTCGTTTTATGGTACGGGTCTTTTAGAACATTTGAAGAATCAAAATATAAATCACGTAGTCATTTTAGGTTGTGAGACGCAGCATTGTATAGATAGTGCGGTTAGAACGGCAACTATTAATGGAATTGATGTGACACTAGTATCTGATGGACATTCAACTATAGGGAATAACGTGTTAGAACCAAAGCAAATTATAGATCATCACAATGTTACTTTACATGGTCATTATAACGTCGACAATTTTTCGATTGTTAGAGGTTCTAAGGAAGATTTGTTTAATCCGACACACGATACTTATAGGTAA
- a CDS encoding S66 family peptidase has product MNIPAKLKQGDEIRVIAPSRSLKILSDEGVQLAKRRLEDLGFKVTFGKYVGVRDLQDSSSIEQRIEDLHEAFADKNVKGILTVIGGFNSNELLPYIDYDLVKANPKILCGFSDITALTSAITAKCDFITYSGPHFSSFQMTGMQDYQTTHFIKCLMNEEAYEVQPSSKWSDDLWFLDQENRLYEETKWKVYSQGEATGQLFGGNLCTLNLLQGTEYMPDLNNCILFVEDDELITPELFARDLTSLLQVTKGLKGLLIGRFQRVSKVTEEQLHFILDKHPQLKEIPVFYDLDFGHTQPIAMLPIGGTVRIDSNGMKFELVDF; this is encoded by the coding sequence ATGAACATACCTGCAAAGTTAAAGCAAGGTGACGAAATTCGGGTAATTGCACCGAGTCGCAGTTTGAAGATATTATCGGATGAAGGAGTTCAACTCGCGAAAAGACGACTAGAGGATCTAGGTTTTAAAGTAACATTCGGAAAGTATGTGGGGGTTCGTGATTTACAAGATTCTTCTTCAATTGAACAACGCATTGAAGATTTGCATGAAGCTTTTGCGGATAAAAACGTAAAAGGAATTTTGACAGTCATTGGCGGGTTTAATAGCAATGAGCTGCTTCCTTATATTGATTATGATTTAGTAAAGGCGAACCCCAAAATATTATGTGGATTTAGCGATATTACAGCACTTACGTCAGCCATTACTGCGAAGTGTGATTTTATTACCTATTCAGGACCGCATTTTTCAAGTTTTCAGATGACGGGTATGCAAGATTATCAAACGACTCATTTTATAAAATGTTTGATGAACGAAGAGGCTTATGAAGTACAACCCTCATCAAAATGGAGTGATGATTTATGGTTTTTAGATCAAGAAAATCGTCTGTACGAAGAAACGAAATGGAAAGTGTATTCGCAAGGCGAGGCGACAGGTCAACTTTTTGGCGGAAATTTATGTACATTGAATCTTTTGCAAGGCACGGAATATATGCCCGACTTAAATAATTGTATTTTATTTGTAGAAGATGATGAATTAATAACACCGGAATTGTTTGCAAGAGATTTAACTTCCTTATTACAAGTGACAAAAGGGTTAAAAGGATTATTAATTGGTCGATTCCAACGAGTATCAAAGGTGACTGAAGAACAGCTTCATTTTATATTAGATAAGCACCCACAACTAAAAGAGATTCCTGTCTTTTACGATCTAGATTTTGGCCATACACAACCGATTGCAATGCTGCCTATTGGTGGGACAGTTCGTATCGATTCAAATGGAATGAAGTTTGAATTGGTTGATTTTTAA
- a CDS encoding HAD family hydrolase: MNFVFDIDGTICFDGKTIERSIIAALNDLVEAGHEVIFASARPIRDMLPLLPKQFHQGRMVGGNGAFTYNNGDIKANYFNEDLLAKLVSIIETNELTYLADSDWDYAYTGDQKHPIYRNINQAQAKNRQLNELHKICKIVLFHPSGKLIDELSALPVMVTSYKSENAMDISPLGINKVKGLHNLNIHHFIAFGNDSNDQCLFENAAYSVCIGNQDVQQYATEKIDRADVAKTIQKLMTIWKENVK, encoded by the coding sequence ATGAATTTCGTATTTGATATAGATGGTACGATTTGTTTTGATGGGAAAACGATTGAGCGTTCTATCATTGCGGCGTTAAATGATTTAGTTGAAGCTGGACATGAAGTTATTTTTGCTTCAGCTCGACCGATTCGTGACATGTTGCCACTGTTACCTAAGCAATTTCACCAAGGACGGATGGTAGGAGGGAATGGTGCATTTACATATAACAACGGTGACATTAAAGCGAATTATTTTAATGAGGATTTACTAGCAAAGCTCGTCTCGATTATTGAAACAAATGAATTAACGTATTTAGCAGATAGTGATTGGGATTATGCCTACACAGGGGATCAGAAACATCCGATTTATCGCAATATTAACCAAGCACAAGCAAAGAATCGACAGTTGAATGAGTTACATAAAATATGTAAAATTGTATTATTCCATCCAAGTGGTAAGTTGATAGACGAGCTATCTGCATTGCCTGTTATGGTGACAAGTTATAAAAGTGAAAATGCGATGGATATTAGTCCGCTCGGTATTAATAAAGTAAAAGGGCTTCACAATCTCAACATTCATCACTTTATTGCGTTTGGCAATGATAGCAATGATCAATGTTTATTTGAAAATGCTGCTTATAGTGTTTGTATAGGAAATCAAGATGTACAACAGTATGCAACAGAGAAGATTGATAGAGCGGATGTTGCAAAGACAATCCAAAAATTAATGACAATATGGAAGGAGAATGTAAAATGA
- a CDS encoding Crp/Fnr family transcriptional regulator: protein MNLKSFRLIYDYTFTEEIIHEITMRSYLPNEYILKAGEELDGLYFLIEGRYFVSSLEITGKELLLRYCQKPAIMGDIELFEGCFIQSNCIAAEKCDFIFISRFVYEKYLKYDSDFNQLLLKELAYKLRTCTISSRVNALSPASVRLAAYLCTIESTSHFNNYIRTNTLDDVASLIGTTKRHLNRILKEWSDAAIIERTNEEIQILHWEKIKEISESVRFE, encoded by the coding sequence ATGAATTTAAAATCATTTCGTTTAATTTATGACTATACGTTTACAGAAGAAATCATTCACGAAATTACGATGCGTTCTTACTTACCAAATGAATACATATTAAAAGCAGGGGAAGAGCTTGATGGCTTATATTTTTTAATAGAAGGGAGATATTTCGTTTCTAGCTTAGAGATCACGGGGAAAGAGTTATTATTACGCTATTGTCAGAAGCCCGCTATCATGGGGGATATTGAACTATTTGAGGGATGCTTCATTCAATCAAATTGCATAGCTGCTGAGAAATGTGATTTTATCTTCATTTCCCGCTTCGTTTATGAAAAATATTTAAAATATGACAGCGATTTTAATCAATTATTATTAAAGGAATTAGCGTATAAACTTCGGACTTGCACAATTTCATCAAGGGTGAATGCTCTTTCACCAGCATCTGTTCGTTTAGCTGCCTATTTATGTACAATTGAATCGACCTCACATTTTAATAATTATATTAGAACAAATACTTTAGATGATGTCGCTTCATTAATCGGCACAACAAAACGCCATTTAAATCGAATTTTAAAAGAATGGTCAGATGCAGCAATCATTGAACGTACAAATGAAGAAATTCAAATTTTACATTGGGAGAAAATCAAAGAAATATCTGAGAGTGTTCGATTTGAGTAA